In Cetobacterium sp. ZOR0034, the genomic stretch CCATTCTCTAAAGCTAAATCGATTGCACTCTCTAACGTTAACTCTCTAGAAAAGGCTGCTGTCGAAAGTAATACCAGTAATCCTAATAACTTTTTCATTAATTTCCTCCTGTTAGTAATTTTAAAATACTATTTACAACTAATTCTACTTCTTCCTCTAAATTAATTGCTTTTATTCTATCTTTAAATTCATCAATATCACTTATAAAATAATCATCTGCATTTTTAAAGAAAAGTCTTTCTAATCTATAAGATTTTATTCCACCCATAATAAATATAACCATTATATCAATCTCTTCATCTGAGAAATTTTTATTTTGAATATTTTTTATTATCTCTTTTAAAAATTTTCTATTTAAAAATTCTATTTTTAACAATTTTTCTCTCAAAACAGGTGTTAGATGTTCTAAATTTCTTGTTAAATTTATTAAAATTAAGTGAGATTGTAAATTCTCTGAAGATATTGTAAATCTTTTTATTATAAATAGTTTTAATTGCTCTTTATAATCTAATGGTTGCTTTAACAATACTTTTAACTCTTCTTCTCTTATTTTATAAACTCTTTCTATAATCTCTTCTAACAATATATCCTTAGATTTAAAGTATGTATAAAAACTTCCTTTAGCTATTCCTAAATCGTTAGTAATATCCTCAACTCTTGTTTTAAAAATACCTTTTTTTAATAATACCCCTTTGGCAGCTTCTAAAATTTGCTCTTTTTTTTGGTTTAACATTAAGCCCCCCTTTTTTTCTAATATAAAATGACTAAATAGTCATACAGCACATTCTAATCTAAAATGACTATTTAGTCAATGGTTTTTTTCTTTTTTTTACCACACATTGTGTGCATTTGAATTAAATCCAGATGATGTCGAGTAATACTTCGCATCTATTGGTTTGTTTTCGTGTACTAATATCAAACCTTTAGTTGATTTAACTGCTCCAGTCGCTAAATCATTTTCATCAAGATTATTATAAACCTGACTTTGTGTACTATCTAAAATATGAAAGCCTGATTTACCGTATCTATTTCTTAAAATATCTTTTGCGGCATAGGTTCTTGCTGCAACAGCTTGAACTTTTAAAGCTTCCATCCCAAAGCTTTTTGGCATTTCACTTGGTACAACTTGTAATAAGTAATCTTCAATATCTATTTCATTTATTAGATTTAATCTTGTTCCACCCTTAGCTAATCTTATTTCAAAATTACCTCTATAAGTTGGATGAGTATAATTTTTTACATTTCTTTTTATATTTGTTAAAGATACCATTCTATTAGATGAGATAGATATATAGTTTTTAGTTTTCAACCTTAATTTCCCAGCAACTATTACATGAGTAAATCCATCTTTAGTTATAAAATCTACAGCTGTTCTTGGATTTAGATTTACATTTCCATCTTTACTTCTAATTTTTATCGACCCTAGAGAATACATTGATATCTTTGTATGATCTATCGTAGAAAATCCTGTTGTCATTATTCCTACTCTTAATTTTTCATTAATTCCACTCACTGATCTTATGCTTTTTAATTTAGTATCAGCATAATATCTATCTAAAACCTTTTTATAAGAATAACCTTTATTCTTAGTTAAATCCATTGCAGACCACTGTGGAACCCCAGCTCCATGTCCAAATCCACCACCATATATATTATATGCTCCATTACTAGATCTTTCAATAGATAAGAATGCAGATGGAAGAAGAGATGGATTTCTCGAAATCGGTTTATCTAAATAAGATAAACTTCCACCTTTAGCACCATATATATTTATTTGAGATGTCGTACTACTTTTGCTAACCCCTAAGACACTTCTCACATTCCCTTCTTTTGCTACAATATATTGACCTCTAGTCCCTTTTATCATCAATTTTATAACTAATCCAGATTTTCCTCTTTGAAGTACTCTTATATCTGTAACTTCACCAATTGGATTTAATGGTAATGGTTTTGATATCCACTGACCATTAGAGTGAGTAAGTACCTCTTTTGGTCTTCTATTTGCTAATGATACTAAGTTCTTATTTAAAATATTGCTCATCTCTTTTTTACTTAAGCTTAATTTCCATCTCCAATAACTAGAAGCATCACCATTTCCTCTTGCTTTAGTATTTTTATAAAATGCTAAAAATTCAGCTTCTGAATATACTTTAAAAGGAGTCTTTGGAGATTCCATATCATTTACATATTTTAAATATGGTATCGAATTCGCTATTGGGAGATTATCTTTCTTGTGAATTCCGTATAAATCTACTCTATCTCCTTTTAAATTGCTTCCTTTACTTGATGCTTTTCCACTTTCAACTCGTTTATAATAATCCTGCTTCGAAGTACTACTACATCCCGCAAGAGCTAATAAGATAAAAC encodes the following:
- a CDS encoding TetR/AcrR family transcriptional regulator; translation: MLNQKKEQILEAAKGVLLKKGIFKTRVEDITNDLGIAKGSFYTYFKSKDILLEEIIERVYKIREEELKVLLKQPLDYKEQLKLFIIKRFTISSENLQSHLILINLTRNLEHLTPVLREKLLKIEFLNRKFLKEIIKNIQNKNFSDEEIDIMVIFIMGGIKSYRLERLFFKNADDYFISDIDEFKDRIKAINLEEEVELVVNSILKLLTGGN
- a CDS encoding SpoIID/LytB domain-containing protein, with product MTKMKTIISTSFILLALAGCSSTSKQDYYKRVESGKASSKGSNLKGDRVDLYGIHKKDNLPIANSIPYLKYVNDMESPKTPFKVYSEAEFLAFYKNTKARGNGDASSYWRWKLSLSKKEMSNILNKNLVSLANRRPKEVLTHSNGQWISKPLPLNPIGEVTDIRVLQRGKSGLVIKLMIKGTRGQYIVAKEGNVRSVLGVSKSSTTSQINIYGAKGGSLSYLDKPISRNPSLLPSAFLSIERSSNGAYNIYGGGFGHGAGVPQWSAMDLTKNKGYSYKKVLDRYYADTKLKSIRSVSGINEKLRVGIMTTGFSTIDHTKISMYSLGSIKIRSKDGNVNLNPRTAVDFITKDGFTHVIVAGKLRLKTKNYISISSNRMVSLTNIKRNVKNYTHPTYRGNFEIRLAKGGTRLNLINEIDIEDYLLQVVPSEMPKSFGMEALKVQAVAARTYAAKDILRNRYGKSGFHILDSTQSQVYNNLDENDLATGAVKSTKGLILVHENKPIDAKYYSTSSGFNSNAHNVW